A region from the Halosolutus gelatinilyticus genome encodes:
- a CDS encoding DUF892 family protein, whose translation MTPEAMFERELRKLYHAELEILDLHGDLAAAASDEVAALFTGHEEETVEQINRIERIVEALGTEPRAEGSPVMEGILAEKNALVSTEAPADLRDLDVLRTGMLNERFEITALDQLLLLGSDLDLASPILAELEANRHEAKGALMQMEAIVERRRTV comes from the coding sequence GTGACACCCGAAGCAATGTTCGAACGAGAGTTGCGGAAGCTCTACCACGCGGAACTCGAAATTCTCGATCTCCACGGCGATCTCGCGGCCGCGGCCAGCGACGAGGTCGCGGCGCTGTTCACGGGACACGAGGAGGAGACCGTCGAGCAAATCAATCGGATCGAACGGATCGTCGAGGCGCTCGGGACCGAGCCGCGGGCGGAGGGAAGCCCGGTGATGGAGGGAATTCTCGCGGAGAAAAACGCGCTCGTCTCCACCGAGGCCCCGGCGGATCTCCGGGATCTCGACGTGTTGCGAACGGGCATGCTGAACGAACGGTTCGAGATTACGGCCCTCGATCAACTCCTCCTCCTCGGTTCCGACCTCGACCTCGCGAGCCCGATCCTCGCGGAGTTGGAAGCGAATCGGCACGAAGCGAAGGGCGCACTGATGCAGATGGAAGCGATCGTCGAACGACGGCGGACGGTATAA
- a CDS encoding HalOD1 output domain-containing protein: MHTPGASTTVSRDGDRNPSTIVVELRARADGVDPLALDPLYDAIDPDAIDALCDGCSGFVSLEFPYCGRTVTITNAGDEIEIAVEGGVSAGDSANARGTGTESS; this comes from the coding sequence ATGCACACACCGGGCGCCTCGACGACGGTCTCCAGGGACGGGGACCGAAACCCCAGCACGATCGTCGTCGAACTCCGCGCTCGCGCCGACGGCGTCGATCCGCTCGCCCTCGATCCGCTGTACGACGCGATCGATCCCGACGCGATCGATGCGCTCTGCGACGGCTGTTCCGGATTCGTCTCGCTCGAGTTTCCGTACTGCGGACGGACGGTAACCATCACGAACGCCGGCGACGAGATCGAAATCGCGGTCGAGGGCGGCGTCTCGGCCGGAGACTCTGCGAACGCTCGGGGGACCGGCACCGAATCGTCGTAG
- a CDS encoding DUF5807 family protein yields MSDPREEFLAGRRPDDVALFLADSFVSDDRLERFGDRVDGGVVMVVDGERGRSAFQAATGTGAMEFAQSAMGRESPIADDLTDGTCPDDAGEGDHDPQFVFAFAEERNEDVGGIYADGDVVHAYARCECGTAYSDRWNANAEPDA; encoded by the coding sequence ATGAGTGATCCACGGGAAGAGTTTCTTGCCGGCCGGCGGCCCGACGACGTCGCGCTGTTTCTCGCGGACTCGTTCGTCTCCGACGATCGTCTCGAGCGGTTCGGCGACCGCGTCGATGGCGGCGTGGTGATGGTCGTCGACGGCGAACGCGGCCGCAGCGCCTTCCAGGCCGCGACCGGCACCGGGGCGATGGAGTTCGCGCAGTCCGCGATGGGACGGGAGAGTCCGATCGCCGACGATCTCACGGACGGGACCTGTCCGGACGACGCGGGCGAGGGCGATCACGACCCGCAATTCGTCTTCGCCTTCGCCGAGGAACGGAACGAGGACGTCGGCGGAATCTACGCCGACGGTGACGTCGTTCACGCGTACGCGAGGTGTGAGTGCGGAACCGCGTACTCCGATCGGTGGAACGCGAACGCAGAGCCGGACGCCTAA
- a CDS encoding DUF7112 family protein, with protein MADRISSDHPSVRTVRATLSKTATGVRLDVPSDDRDAFPVDDVVRVVLDGDERFATTQRALTGDELSIHGVYDTPDVARDPSGGENRLAEWLADRDVQTGGSVLIDVVEPEFLYGLRAPGETAYYDAYEPPSDSLSSIAKNLDE; from the coding sequence ATGGCAGACCGCATTTCGAGCGACCATCCGTCGGTGCGAACGGTCCGAGCGACGCTCTCGAAGACGGCGACGGGCGTCCGTCTCGACGTCCCGAGCGACGACCGCGATGCGTTTCCGGTCGACGACGTCGTCCGGGTCGTCCTCGACGGCGACGAACGGTTCGCGACGACCCAGCGGGCGCTCACGGGCGACGAACTGTCGATCCACGGCGTCTACGACACGCCGGACGTCGCACGCGATCCGAGCGGCGGCGAGAACCGCCTCGCCGAGTGGCTCGCCGATCGGGACGTCCAGACCGGCGGCTCGGTCCTCATCGACGTCGTCGAACCGGAGTTCCTCTACGGCCTCCGTGCCCCAGGGGAGACGGCCTACTACGACGCGTACGAGCCGCCGAGCGATAGCCTCTCTTCGATCGCGAAGAACCTCGACGAGTAA
- a CDS encoding 30S ribosomal protein S6e produces the protein MASFTVVVGDPESGSSYQLEAEEQDANRFIGKSIGEEVDGSAVGLDGYTLEITGGSDDAGRPLNPDVDGANLQEVLMEGRQTGYRPSRDGERRRITVRGSEISDAVAQVNASIVDRGSADVDELLGGDDE, from the coding sequence ATGGCAAGTTTCACTGTCGTCGTCGGCGACCCCGAATCCGGGTCGTCCTACCAGCTCGAGGCGGAGGAACAGGACGCGAACCGATTCATCGGCAAGTCGATCGGCGAGGAAGTCGACGGCTCCGCGGTTGGTCTCGACGGCTACACGCTCGAGATCACCGGCGGCTCCGACGACGCGGGCCGCCCGCTCAACCCGGACGTCGACGGCGCGAACCTGCAGGAAGTGCTGATGGAGGGCCGACAGACCGGCTACCGGCCCTCTCGCGACGGCGAACGCCGCCGCATCACGGTTCGCGGCAGCGAAATCTCCGACGCCGTTGCACAGGTCAACGCCTCGATCGTCGACCGCGGCAGCGCCGACGTCGACGAGCTGCTGGGCGGCGACGACGAATAA
- a CDS encoding TetR/AcrR family transcriptional regulator — translation MTDPDVREAIMVGTYEALCDRGYTDLTAQDIADRTDKSKSLLFYHYDSKEDLVADFIGYLVERFDERVGALDDRPPVERLAAFVDWFLYGPRDDDRRSFHTALLELRAQAPYNERYRDQLRKSDDRLRTALEGILRDGIESGEFREHDPEETAALLIAAFDGARIRQLTLGCDAYLDRVRSGAVRTVLDDVLADGVEFPTDRRPATAPTDDPDGLRITLGRTANGGDADGSGRGTDGAGEEAADAEATDERADGTDAA, via the coding sequence GTGACTGATCCGGACGTACGCGAAGCGATCATGGTCGGAACGTACGAGGCCCTGTGCGATCGGGGGTACACCGATCTCACCGCGCAGGACATCGCCGACAGGACCGACAAGAGCAAATCCCTGCTGTTCTACCACTACGACTCGAAGGAAGACCTCGTCGCGGATTTCATCGGTTACCTCGTCGAGCGCTTCGACGAGCGCGTCGGAGCACTCGACGATCGGCCACCCGTCGAACGGCTGGCGGCGTTCGTCGACTGGTTCCTGTACGGGCCCCGCGACGACGATCGGCGCTCGTTTCACACCGCACTGCTCGAGCTCCGAGCGCAGGCTCCGTACAACGAGCGGTACCGCGACCAGCTCCGAAAGAGCGACGATCGGCTCCGAACCGCGCTCGAGGGGATCCTGCGCGACGGGATCGAGTCCGGGGAATTCCGGGAGCACGATCCGGAGGAGACGGCCGCGCTGTTGATCGCCGCATTCGACGGCGCGCGCATCCGACAACTGACGCTCGGCTGCGACGCCTACCTCGATCGGGTCCGATCGGGGGCCGTCCGCACCGTCCTCGACGACGTCCTCGCCGACGGCGTCGAGTTTCCGACCGATCGGCGGCCCGCCACAGCGCCGACGGACGACCCCGACGGGCTCCGGATTACGCTCGGCCGGACGGCGAACGGCGGCGATGCGGACGGGAGCGGCCGCGGTACGGACGGAGCCGGCGAGGAAGCGGCCGACGCCGAGGCGACGGACGAACGAGCGGACGGAACCGACGCCGCATGA
- a CDS encoding MATE family efflux transporter, giving the protein MSGAADRSVDVTDGDLFKPLVVLSGPIVASQLLNVGYNLADTYWVGRLGNDAVAALSYSWAIVFLMVSVGGGLTVAGTVLVSQYKGAGDFTKSSHVAGQTLSFVTLVALGFAVVGYVLTPQLMQLIGAQPGSDAFVYAVTYTRIIFVGVCFMFWFFIFDALSRGWGDTRTPLYLMVVSVALNVVIDPVLILGFDGNPLFAWLGATGLEATLYDATGFEGFGVSGAAIATIFSRGLAASIGLFLLFSGRVGLEPSLSDLRLRSETVRKILDIGVPTATEQGFRAFGITVLTALVALAGTDAVAAYGIVNRLSSLLFLPALGLARGTETVVGQNLGARQVDRARSAVTYSSILIVAIFAVAIAIAYPLAEEIAGVFIEGENVAQVVEYAAAYILIAGPSYVFLGVFQVLLGGIRGSGSTRAAMLLSIQELWLYRIPIAAIAIVGLGTGVVGVWYAVAISFVCSAITTAAWFLRGTWTEGVVTDEPTAATPGD; this is encoded by the coding sequence ATGAGCGGGGCCGCAGATCGATCGGTCGACGTGACCGACGGCGACCTGTTCAAACCGCTGGTCGTCCTCTCGGGACCGATCGTCGCCTCCCAATTGCTGAACGTCGGCTACAACCTCGCCGACACCTACTGGGTCGGCCGCCTCGGCAACGACGCCGTCGCCGCGCTCTCGTACTCGTGGGCGATCGTCTTCCTGATGGTGAGCGTCGGCGGCGGGCTGACGGTCGCCGGAACCGTCCTCGTCTCGCAGTACAAGGGAGCGGGCGACTTCACGAAGTCGTCGCACGTCGCCGGGCAGACCCTCTCGTTCGTCACGCTCGTCGCGCTCGGCTTCGCCGTCGTCGGCTACGTCCTCACGCCGCAGTTGATGCAACTGATCGGCGCACAACCGGGCAGCGACGCGTTCGTCTACGCCGTGACGTACACGCGGATCATCTTCGTCGGCGTCTGCTTCATGTTCTGGTTTTTCATCTTCGACGCGCTCTCTCGCGGGTGGGGCGACACCCGCACGCCGCTGTACCTGATGGTCGTCAGCGTGGCGCTCAACGTCGTCATCGACCCGGTCCTGATCCTCGGGTTCGACGGCAATCCCCTGTTCGCGTGGCTCGGCGCGACGGGGCTGGAGGCGACGCTCTACGACGCGACCGGTTTCGAGGGGTTCGGCGTTTCCGGCGCCGCGATCGCGACGATCTTCTCTCGCGGGCTGGCCGCCTCGATCGGCCTCTTCTTGCTCTTTTCGGGCCGCGTGGGGCTCGAGCCGTCGCTATCGGACCTGCGGCTCCGCTCGGAGACGGTGCGGAAGATCCTCGATATCGGCGTCCCGACGGCGACCGAACAGGGCTTTCGGGCGTTCGGAATCACCGTCCTCACCGCGCTGGTCGCGCTGGCCGGCACGGACGCGGTCGCCGCCTACGGGATCGTCAACCGGCTCTCCTCGCTGCTGTTCCTCCCGGCGCTCGGACTCGCGCGCGGGACCGAGACCGTCGTCGGGCAGAACCTCGGCGCCAGACAGGTCGATCGGGCCAGGAGCGCGGTCACGTACAGTTCGATCCTGATCGTGGCGATCTTCGCCGTCGCGATCGCGATCGCCTATCCGCTGGCCGAGGAGATCGCCGGCGTCTTCATCGAAGGGGAGAACGTGGCGCAGGTCGTCGAGTACGCGGCCGCCTACATCCTGATCGCCGGCCCCTCGTACGTCTTTCTGGGAGTCTTCCAGGTGCTCCTCGGCGGGATCAGGGGTAGCGGCTCGACCCGCGCCGCGATGCTCCTTTCGATCCAGGAGCTGTGGCTCTACCGCATCCCGATCGCGGCGATCGCGATCGTCGGCCTCGGCACGGGCGTCGTCGGCGTCTGGTACGCCGTCGCGATCTCGTTCGTCTGCTCGGCGATCACGACCGCCGCGTGGTTCCTCCGGGGCACCTGGACCGAGGGCGTCGTCACCGATGAGCCGACCGCGGCGACCCCCGGCGATTGA
- a CDS encoding SHOCT domain-containing protein — protein MGRLATAALKGLGVLLLAFIVLSVIATIVGIALSLVATVISIVVTLAVVGAFLLACYGLWSLVRGGDDETVESERTVDERSIDDRDPKEQLQDQYVGGELTDEEFERELDLLLETEETAARLDDLERKRASDHGTDRSRLRDR, from the coding sequence ATGGGCCGGCTCGCTACCGCTGCGTTGAAGGGGCTCGGCGTGCTCCTGCTCGCGTTCATCGTCCTGTCCGTGATCGCGACGATCGTCGGCATCGCGCTCTCCCTCGTGGCGACCGTGATCTCGATCGTCGTGACGCTCGCCGTCGTCGGCGCCTTCCTGCTGGCGTGCTACGGCTTGTGGTCGCTCGTTCGCGGCGGCGACGACGAGACGGTCGAATCCGAGCGGACCGTCGACGAGCGGTCGATCGACGATCGCGATCCGAAAGAGCAGCTTCAGGATCAGTACGTCGGTGGCGAACTCACCGACGAGGAGTTCGAACGGGAACTCGACCTGCTGCTCGAGACCGAAGAGACGGCCGCGCGGCTGGACGACCTGGAACGGAAGCGAGCGAGCGATCACGGAACCGATCGCTCGCGGCTCCGGGATCGCTAG
- a CDS encoding MBL fold metallo-hydrolase: MDVQLLGGAREIGRSAVLIDDRLLLDFGMDSGNPPSFPIGDVDPEAIVVSHGHLDHVGSVPTLLSGDARPPIHWTPPTYDLTMMLARDTIDLHGGTYDCPFTEAELARVTEVSETHGYEEPFEAAGYEITFFDAGHVPGSAHVLVDDGETRLLYTGDFHTEDRRGGEAAPGRANGRSAPVSGQRLLAGTTARPEADAVLCESTYADTIRPPRAEIEREFAESLRSTIWEGGTVVVPAFAIGRTQEVLCICERYDLDCYVDGMGKRVTELFLRPRNRGFLRDPDLLRRAKGNARFVDGRDGQRKRIAEQNTVIVTTSGMLHGGPAMTYVPAIRSHPANKIAMTGYQVEGTPGRDLLDTGSAEIDGRVMRVSAQVEQYDFSAHADRSGLLEFLSSYEDATVLVNHGDRCERFATELCDDGFDATAPALGASVRVR; the protein is encoded by the coding sequence ATGGACGTCCAGTTGCTGGGTGGCGCACGCGAGATCGGTCGGAGCGCGGTGCTGATCGACGATCGGCTGTTGCTCGATTTCGGAATGGACTCGGGCAACCCGCCGTCGTTCCCGATCGGCGACGTCGATCCCGAGGCGATCGTCGTCAGCCACGGCCACCTCGACCACGTCGGCTCGGTCCCGACGCTGCTCTCCGGCGACGCCCGGCCGCCGATCCACTGGACGCCGCCGACGTACGACCTGACGATGATGCTCGCGCGGGACACCATCGACCTGCACGGCGGGACCTACGACTGTCCGTTCACGGAGGCGGAACTGGCACGGGTAACCGAGGTCTCGGAGACCCACGGCTACGAGGAGCCGTTCGAGGCCGCGGGCTACGAGATCACCTTCTTCGACGCGGGGCACGTCCCGGGCAGCGCCCACGTCCTGGTCGACGACGGCGAGACGCGACTCCTGTACACCGGCGACTTTCACACCGAAGACCGTCGAGGCGGCGAAGCCGCCCCGGGCCGCGCGAACGGGCGCTCCGCGCCCGTGAGCGGACAGCGACTGCTCGCCGGGACGACCGCCAGACCCGAGGCCGACGCCGTCCTCTGCGAGAGCACCTACGCGGACACGATCCGGCCGCCGCGAGCCGAGATTGAACGCGAGTTCGCCGAGAGCCTCCGCTCGACGATCTGGGAGGGCGGCACCGTCGTCGTCCCCGCGTTCGCGATCGGTCGGACCCAGGAGGTGCTGTGCATCTGCGAGCGGTACGATCTCGACTGTTACGTCGACGGGATGGGCAAGCGGGTGACCGAACTCTTCTTGCGGCCGCGAAACCGCGGGTTCCTGCGCGATCCGGATCTGCTCCGTCGGGCGAAGGGCAACGCCAGGTTCGTCGACGGCCGCGACGGCCAGCGGAAACGGATCGCCGAGCAGAACACCGTGATCGTCACCACCAGCGGGATGCTCCACGGCGGCCCCGCGATGACCTATGTTCCCGCGATCCGCTCGCACCCGGCGAACAAGATCGCCATGACGGGCTATCAGGTCGAGGGGACGCCCGGTCGAGATCTGCTCGATACCGGCAGCGCCGAGATCGACGGTCGGGTGATGCGCGTCAGCGCGCAGGTCGAGCAGTACGACTTCTCGGCCCACGCCGATCGGAGCGGGTTACTCGAATTCCTCTCGAGCTACGAGGACGCGACGGTCCTCGTGAACCACGGCGATCGGTGCGAGCGGTTCGCGACGGAGCTGTGCGACGACGGGTTCGACGCGACCGCGCCGGCGCTCGGCGCGTCCGTGAGGGTTCGCTGA
- a CDS encoding DUF192 domain-containing protein: protein MDADGDATTGDDSNGSDEPANETGSGDEEETENESASDDGESSTLHAEYDTTDVRVETPDGEALGEVTAAIADTPELQATGLSDTDELPEDRGMLFVFDSVDEREFIMPDMSFGIDIVFADDEGVITGIHHAPEPGPNEDGSEQVYPGTGQYVLEVVYEWTADRGVGEGDVLQFGL from the coding sequence ATGGACGCCGATGGAGACGCGACGACGGGGGACGATTCCAACGGGAGCGACGAGCCGGCGAACGAGACCGGTTCGGGCGACGAGGAGGAGACCGAAAACGAGTCCGCGAGCGACGACGGCGAGTCGTCGACGCTTCACGCGGAGTACGACACGACCGACGTTCGCGTGGAGACCCCCGACGGCGAGGCGCTGGGGGAGGTGACCGCGGCGATCGCCGACACGCCGGAACTCCAGGCGACCGGACTGAGCGACACCGACGAACTTCCCGAAGACCGCGGGATGTTGTTCGTCTTCGATTCCGTCGACGAACGCGAGTTCATCATGCCCGACATGTCCTTCGGGATCGACATCGTCTTCGCCGACGACGAAGGCGTCATCACGGGAATCCACCACGCGCCGGAACCCGGACCCAACGAGGACGGGAGCGAACAGGTCTATCCCGGAACCGGACAGTACGTGCTGGAAGTCGTTTACGAGTGGACCGCCGATCGCGGCGTCGGGGAGGGGGACGTCCTTCAATTCGGCCTGTGA
- a CDS encoding GtrA family protein has protein sequence MIEPSDLRSAIESPARAGQFASVGVVGAIVDSSALGLLVESGALEPLAAKLVAVELAIVVMFALNERWTFGGHGLRTARRILARLAKSHAVRIAGTAVAIGALYALHAWFGVWYLIANLVGIGAGFVVNYLLESTYTWKVQDRDAS, from the coding sequence ATGATTGAACCGTCGGATCTCCGCTCGGCGATCGAGTCGCCCGCGAGAGCCGGGCAGTTCGCGAGCGTGGGCGTCGTGGGCGCGATCGTGGACAGTTCGGCGCTCGGCCTGCTCGTCGAGAGCGGCGCCCTCGAGCCGCTCGCGGCGAAGCTGGTCGCCGTCGAACTGGCGATCGTCGTCATGTTCGCGCTCAACGAGCGGTGGACGTTCGGGGGCCACGGGCTCCGAACCGCCCGTCGGATCCTCGCCCGTCTCGCGAAGTCACACGCCGTCCGGATCGCCGGAACGGCCGTCGCGATCGGCGCGCTCTACGCCCTCCACGCCTGGTTCGGCGTCTGGTACCTGATCGCGAATCTCGTCGGTATCGGCGCCGGGTTCGTCGTCAACTACCTCCTCGAGAGCACGTACACCTGGAAGGTGCAGGACCGAGACGCGTCGTAG
- a CDS encoding dolichol-P-glucose transferase has product MTSVGIVVPAFRPDVDRLVSYVAALDDRIAPETIRIELDAPDPATRDALSSLPAQINAVADRRGKGAAITDGFEALETPVLAFADADGSTPARSLAAVVDVVVDGVAPVCAGSRRHPTAPEQSHRTVGRRLLGDGFAWLARQVLDVSLYDYQCGAKALTRPAWESVRTHLYERGFAWDLELLAIAAAMGFDVAEQPVVWNDVQRSTVDPIATPIELCRAMVSVRHRAKVLQGHPVHSVLPNRSRPLVLDD; this is encoded by the coding sequence ATGACGTCCGTCGGCATCGTCGTTCCCGCGTTTCGGCCCGACGTCGATCGCCTCGTCTCGTACGTCGCGGCCCTCGACGATCGGATCGCCCCGGAGACGATTCGAATCGAACTCGACGCGCCCGATCCGGCGACGCGAGACGCGCTCTCGTCGCTCCCCGCGCAGATCAACGCGGTCGCCGATCGACGAGGGAAGGGAGCCGCGATAACGGACGGGTTCGAAGCGCTCGAGACGCCGGTTCTCGCGTTCGCGGATGCGGACGGATCGACGCCCGCTCGATCGCTCGCCGCCGTCGTCGACGTCGTCGTCGACGGCGTTGCGCCGGTCTGTGCGGGATCGCGTCGTCATCCGACGGCGCCCGAGCAGTCACACCGGACGGTCGGTCGGCGACTGCTCGGCGACGGGTTCGCCTGGCTCGCCCGTCAGGTTCTCGACGTCTCCCTGTACGACTACCAGTGCGGGGCGAAGGCGCTCACCCGGCCCGCCTGGGAATCGGTCCGCACGCACCTCTACGAGCGCGGATTCGCGTGGGATCTGGAACTGCTGGCGATCGCCGCCGCGATGGGGTTCGACGTCGCGGAGCAGCCGGTAGTCTGGAACGACGTGCAACGATCGACGGTCGATCCGATCGCGACGCCGATCGAACTGTGCAGGGCGATGGTCTCGGTCCGCCACCGAGCGAAGGTTCTTCAGGGCCACCCCGTGCACTCCGTGCTCCCGAACCGCTCTCGGCCCCTGGTACTCGATGATTGA
- a CDS encoding cation:proton antiporter — MRLIDVPLQVDPSELEAIPHEELVWLFAMLTLLLLFARGLGEVAKRFGLPSVVGELTAGIVLGPSLLGAMSATAAAVEFTTGHGVDLQVGINLISVLSWIGLIMLIILTGLETDLDLILSKATEATVIAVASIVVPFALGFGFAWYLPETFLAEGGSRLTFSLFVAVAMSISAIPVIAKILMDMGQIRRNFGQITLAAGMINDTVGWILLALVAGLERTGQVELSSIGGTILSLAIILGVGFTIGQRVVRWIFVLVDNYVGGQMAKITTLMVLALGMGTVTHALELEVVLGAFIVGILVGQVNRFDYETEHVFEMVTLSIFAPIFFAAAGLRVDLGRLLEPTVFTVAAAALAIAVVGKFVGSYVGAKAVGLGHWEGITMGAGLNARGAMEIIVALVGLTLGVLTIEMYSIIVSIAVLTSVMAPPMLRYTLPRVPMTEEERERIEREERQRKSFLGAVARILLPTRGGADTQYAARLLGPLIRDRDIELTSMYVATARDGRDDGLFANPIDRLRGRRPTRSDGSGPSEDGSSTAATGDAAPDLEALADDAEHAESAEHDVTARAFELIERRLGDQDRPPRTRVREVEGSVADTILDESTNYDLTVLGEAGRGRDPDEPLFSETVDRVLQETSRPTMVVSTPYSGESALEEMDAELRRILLPTAGTEYNRHAAEIAFAIATRENAIVEIVHVVDEPPVDERFVDQPDLSKAIGIGEEIVDREADLGHEMGADVLTTVEVSDRPEATMVELAHQDDVDLIIMGTEMRPISKRAFYGHRVEHVLQNADCPVAVVSSV, encoded by the coding sequence GTGCGGTTGATCGACGTCCCCCTCCAGGTCGATCCGTCGGAACTCGAGGCGATTCCGCACGAGGAACTCGTGTGGCTGTTCGCCATGCTCACCCTGTTGTTGCTGTTCGCTCGCGGCCTCGGCGAGGTGGCGAAGCGCTTCGGCCTGCCGTCGGTCGTCGGCGAGTTGACCGCCGGGATCGTCCTCGGCCCCTCACTGCTGGGGGCGATGTCGGCGACCGCCGCCGCGGTCGAGTTCACGACGGGCCACGGCGTCGACCTTCAGGTCGGGATCAATCTCATCAGCGTGTTGTCGTGGATCGGGCTGATCATGCTGATCATCCTGACCGGCCTCGAGACCGACCTCGACCTCATCCTCTCGAAGGCGACCGAGGCGACGGTGATCGCGGTCGCGAGCATCGTCGTCCCGTTCGCGCTCGGCTTCGGCTTCGCCTGGTACCTCCCCGAGACGTTCCTCGCGGAAGGCGGGAGCCGACTCACGTTCAGCCTCTTCGTCGCGGTCGCGATGAGCATCTCCGCCATTCCGGTGATCGCCAAGATCCTCATGGACATGGGCCAGATCCGCCGGAACTTCGGGCAGATCACCCTCGCCGCGGGGATGATCAACGACACCGTTGGCTGGATCCTCCTCGCGCTCGTGGCGGGCCTCGAGCGCACCGGGCAGGTCGAACTCTCAAGCATCGGCGGCACGATCCTCTCGCTGGCGATCATCCTCGGCGTCGGCTTCACGATCGGCCAGCGGGTCGTCCGCTGGATCTTCGTCCTGGTCGACAACTACGTCGGCGGGCAGATGGCCAAGATCACGACGCTCATGGTGCTCGCCCTCGGGATGGGGACGGTTACGCACGCGCTGGAACTCGAGGTCGTCCTGGGTGCGTTCATTGTGGGCATCCTCGTCGGCCAGGTCAACCGGTTCGACTACGAGACCGAGCACGTCTTCGAGATGGTGACGCTCTCGATCTTCGCGCCGATCTTCTTCGCGGCGGCCGGCCTGCGCGTCGACCTCGGGCGGTTGCTCGAACCGACGGTCTTCACCGTCGCCGCGGCCGCCCTCGCGATCGCCGTCGTCGGCAAGTTCGTCGGCTCGTACGTCGGGGCGAAGGCCGTCGGCCTCGGCCACTGGGAGGGAATCACGATGGGCGCCGGTCTCAACGCCCGCGGCGCGATGGAGATCATCGTCGCCCTCGTCGGCCTCACCCTCGGCGTCCTCACCATCGAGATGTACAGCATCATCGTCTCGATCGCCGTGCTCACCTCGGTCATGGCGCCGCCGATGCTCCGGTACACGCTCCCGCGGGTCCCCATGACCGAGGAGGAGCGCGAGCGCATCGAGCGGGAGGAACGACAGCGCAAGAGCTTCCTCGGGGCCGTCGCGCGGATCCTGCTCCCGACCCGCGGCGGCGCCGACACGCAGTACGCCGCCCGGCTGCTCGGCCCGCTGATCCGCGATCGCGACATCGAGCTGACGTCGATGTACGTGGCGACCGCGCGCGACGGCCGCGACGACGGGCTGTTCGCCAATCCGATCGATCGCCTCCGCGGTCGCCGGCCGACGCGGTCCGACGGCAGCGGGCCGTCGGAGGACGGCTCGTCGACCGCCGCGACCGGCGACGCGGCGCCGGATCTCGAAGCCCTGGCCGACGACGCCGAACACGCCGAATCCGCCGAACACGACGTCACCGCGCGGGCGTTCGAACTGATCGAGCGGCGCCTCGGCGACCAGGACCGCCCGCCCCGAACCCGCGTCCGCGAGGTCGAGGGCAGCGTCGCCGACACGATTCTCGACGAGTCGACCAACTACGACCTGACCGTCCTCGGCGAGGCCGGCCGCGGGCGCGATCCGGACGAACCGCTGTTCAGCGAGACCGTCGATCGCGTGCTCCAGGAGACCTCGCGTCCGACGATGGTCGTCAGCACTCCCTACTCGGGGGAGAGCGCCCTCGAAGAGATGGACGCGGAGTTACGGCGGATCCTCCTGCCGACCGCGGGGACGGAGTACAACCGCCACGCCGCCGAGATCGCGTTCGCGATCGCCACGCGGGAGAACGCGATCGTCGAGATCGTCCACGTCGTCGACGAGCCGCCGGTCGACGAGCGGTTCGTCGACCAGCCCGACCTCTCGAAGGCGATCGGGATCGGCGAGGAGATCGTCGACCGCGAGGCCGACCTCGGACACGAGATGGGCGCCGACGTGCTGACGACCGTCGAAGTGAGCGATCGGCCCGAAGCGACGATGGTCGAACTCGCCCACCAGGACGACGTCGACCTCATCATCATGGGAACCGAGATGCGCCCGATCAGCAAGCGCGCGTTCTACGGCCACCGCGTCGAGCACGTCCTCCAGAACGCCGACTGTCCCGTCGCCGTCGTGAGTTCGGTCTGA